From Methanobacteriaceae archaeon, a single genomic window includes:
- a CDS encoding secondary thiamine-phosphate synthase enzyme YjbQ — MTIQSNFLKINTNKHFEIIDITSQINELIDIDNGIISIFSKHSTSAIVVNENESGLLRDMQLCLENLVLDKFSYEHDKIDNNARSHLKSFLLSSSETLPVKNGKLDLGTWQSVFFIELDGPRTNRTITLTMVGE, encoded by the coding sequence ATGACAATTCAATCTAATTTTTTAAAAATAAATACAAACAAACACTTTGAAATCATTGATATTACTTCTCAGATTAATGAATTAATTGATATTGATAATGGAATTATTTCTATTTTTTCAAAACATTCCACATCAGCTATTGTTGTTAATGAAAATGAATCTGGATTATTAAGAGATATGCAATTATGCCTGGAAAATCTGGTTTTGGATAAATTCAGCTATGAGCATGATAAGATTGATAATAATGCAAGATCTCATTTAAAATCATTTTTGCTTTCATCATCTGAAACATTACCTGTAAAAAATGGAAAACTTGATTTAGGTACATGGCAATCAGTATTTTTCATAGAATTAGATGGACCAAGAACTAATAGAACAATAACTTTGACAATGGTTGGTGAATAA
- the rpiA gene encoding ribose-5-phosphate isomerase RpiA, producing the protein MKNASSNSSSKKNAGYKAAEYVEDGMVLGLGTGSTTHFFIEKVGMRIKEEGISVKGIPTSFQSLLIAKQWNIPITALEENDIDLSVDGADEVDGEFNLIKGGGAAHTKEKIVDYAAKQFIVIVDESKVVEELGNFPVPVEVLPDASRMVIKELEDMGAKCDIRMAQRKDGPVITDNGNFVIDAKFEKIDSPKHLEIDINSIPGVVENGIFTQMVDKVIIGTDEGTKEL; encoded by the coding sequence ATGAAAAATGCTAGTAGTAATAGTTCTAGTAAAAAGAATGCAGGTTACAAAGCTGCTGAATATGTGGAAGACGGAATGGTTTTAGGATTAGGTACAGGTTCAACAACTCATTTTTTCATTGAAAAAGTGGGTATGAGAATCAAAGAGGAAGGAATAAGTGTAAAAGGTATTCCAACTTCATTCCAATCATTACTTATTGCAAAACAATGGAACATTCCAATTACTGCATTGGAAGAAAATGACATTGATTTATCTGTTGATGGAGCAGATGAAGTTGATGGTGAATTCAATTTAATTAAAGGTGGGGGAGCAGCTCACACCAAAGAAAAAATTGTTGATTATGCTGCAAAACAGTTTATTGTAATTGTAGATGAATCAAAAGTCGTTGAAGAATTAGGAAATTTCCCAGTTCCTGTTGAAGTATTACCTGATGCATCCCGTATGGTAATTAAAGAATTAGAAGATATGGGTGCTAAATGTGACATCAGAATGGCACAAAGAAAAGATGGTCCTGTAATCACTGATAATGGAAATTTCGTTATTGATGCTAAATTTGAAAAAATAGACTCACCAAAACACTTGGAAATTGATATTAACTCTATTCCTGGTGTAGTTGAAAATGGTATCTTCACACAAATGGTAGATAAAGTAATTATCGGTACTGATGAGGGTACTAAGGAATTATAG
- a CDS encoding UPF0179 family protein produces the protein MITLIGKDLAKKGQEFVFLGPAEECENCRFKSSCVGNLEVNRKYVVVGVKENEQKCPIHSGGVVIPVEIDRAKIDLLTPSKNIFEGSTFTFNAPDCDEKCEFHDLCFPDGLQDDDKCIVLNNNGKHKGECKKGFKLNKLTLGFVI, from the coding sequence ATGATTACATTGATAGGTAAAGATTTGGCTAAAAAAGGTCAGGAATTTGTTTTTTTGGGTCCAGCTGAAGAATGTGAAAACTGTAGATTTAAATCATCTTGTGTTGGAAACTTAGAAGTAAACAGAAAGTATGTTGTTGTTGGTGTTAAAGAAAACGAACAAAAATGTCCAATTCATTCTGGAGGAGTCGTAATTCCTGTTGAAATTGATAGGGCTAAAATTGATTTGTTAACTCCTTCTAAAAATATTTTTGAAGGTTCAACATTCACATTCAATGCTCCTGATTGTGATGAAAAATGTGAATTCCATGATTTATGTTTCCCTGACGGATTGCAGGACGATGACAAATGCATAGTCTTGAATAATAATGGTAAACATAAAGGTGAATGTAAAAAAGGTTTTAAACTCAATAAACTTACTTTAGGATTTGTGATATAG
- a CDS encoding NAD(P)-dependent glycerol-1-phosphate dehydrogenase, whose product MTNRKIQMPREVYIDPGIIKDTAKICKSLHLGDDFLIVTGSNTFNIGAKPVIESLEKDNLSYDVIKVDNASEESILEVEELITPNTTVLGVGGGKVIDVAKLSSFNKGVYFVSMPTTASHDGIVSPLASIKNSNTSISATAHSPIAVIADSEIIAQSPFRLLAAGCADLIANFTAIKDWELAHRLKNEAFSESAAALSIMSAHLITDNISNIKPNLEPSARIVMKSLFSGGMAISIAGSSRPASGSEHLFSHALDKILDKPALHGEQCGIGTIMMMYLHGGDWKVIKSALESVQAPTTAAEVGISEDEIIDALVMANKLRPERYTILGDNGISREAAYELAYKTEVI is encoded by the coding sequence ATGACTAATAGGAAAATACAAATGCCTCGTGAAGTTTACATTGATCCGGGTATCATAAAAGATACTGCCAAGATTTGTAAATCTCTACATTTAGGGGATGATTTTTTAATAGTAACTGGTTCTAATACATTTAATATTGGTGCAAAACCTGTTATTGAAAGTTTGGAAAAAGATAATTTATCTTATGATGTAATTAAGGTTGATAATGCTTCTGAAGAATCTATTTTAGAAGTTGAAGAATTAATCACTCCAAATACTACTGTTTTAGGAGTAGGTGGGGGAAAAGTTATTGATGTAGCTAAATTGTCTTCATTTAACAAAGGCGTTTATTTTGTATCTATGCCTACAACTGCTTCACATGATGGTATTGTATCTCCTTTAGCCTCTATTAAAAATTCAAATACATCAATATCTGCAACAGCACATTCTCCAATAGCTGTTATTGCAGATTCTGAAATCATTGCACAATCTCCATTTAGATTACTTGCAGCAGGTTGTGCAGATTTAATTGCAAACTTTACAGCTATTAAAGATTGGGAATTGGCTCATCGTTTGAAAAACGAGGCTTTCAGTGAATCTGCAGCAGCATTATCAATAATGTCTGCTCATTTGATTACTGATAATATATCTAATATCAAACCTAATCTTGAACCAAGTGCTCGTATTGTTATGAAATCTCTCTTTAGTGGTGGAATGGCAATCAGTATTGCAGGTTCATCACGTCCGGCTAGTGGATCTGAACATCTCTTTTCCCATGCATTGGATAAAATTCTTGATAAACCAGCATTACATGGAGAACAATGTGGTATTGGTACAATAATGATGATGTATTTGCATGGTGGAGACTGGAAAGTCATTAAAAGCGCATTGGAGTCAGTTCAAGCTCCTACAACTGCTGCTGAAGTTGGTATCTCCGAAGATGAAATTATTGATGCTTTAGTAATGGCAAATAAACTTAGGCCTGAAAGATATACCATTTTAGGTGACAATGGAATTTCCCGTGAAGCAGCATATGAGCTTGCTTATAAAACTGAGGTGATTTAG
- the proS gene encoding proline--tRNA ligase — translation MENFDEWFHDILENANITDSRYPIKGMAIWMPYGFQIRKHSMNIIKKLLDKDHEEVLFPMLVPETELAKEGIHVKGFEDEVYWVTKGGQKDLNEQLALRPTSETAIYPMYALWIRTHMDLPIKYYQIVNTFRYETKHTRPLIRVREITTFKEAHTAHATKEESDEQIQDFIAIYKEFFDDLGIPYLISKRPEWDKFPGADYTMAFDVIMPNGKTLQVGTIHNLGQTFAKTFDITFEDKDGEHKLVYQTCAGVSDRVIASVIGIHGDETGLRLPPKVSPNQVTIIPILFKKGKEEVLAKCDEIKAQLEAAGLRVNIDDRDIRPGKKFNDWELKGTPVKLELGPRDLENNITVAMRRDEGEKIEIALDDSLADNVIDLLNKTEENLSKSAWNFQEEHVKFTESLDEIPELVESGNVIKFYWCGDEAIGKEIEEQTGYDILGIQEEVSEGKCISGKGDAKYVALMAKTY, via the coding sequence GTGGAAAATTTTGATGAATGGTTTCATGATATTTTAGAAAATGCAAATATTACTGATTCAAGATATCCTATTAAAGGAATGGCAATTTGGATGCCATACGGTTTTCAAATTAGAAAACACTCAATGAATATTATTAAAAAATTATTGGACAAAGACCATGAAGAAGTACTCTTCCCAATGCTTGTTCCCGAAACTGAACTTGCAAAAGAAGGAATTCACGTAAAAGGATTCGAAGACGAAGTTTACTGGGTAACCAAAGGAGGTCAAAAAGATTTAAACGAACAATTAGCTTTAAGACCTACCAGTGAAACAGCAATCTATCCAATGTATGCTTTATGGATTAGAACCCACATGGATCTTCCAATTAAATATTACCAAATTGTAAATACATTCAGATACGAAACAAAACATACAAGACCTTTAATTCGTGTTAGAGAAATTACAACATTTAAAGAAGCACATACCGCTCATGCAACCAAAGAAGAGTCTGATGAACAAATCCAAGACTTCATTGCTATTTATAAAGAATTCTTTGATGACTTAGGAATCCCATACTTAATTTCAAAAAGACCAGAATGGGACAAATTCCCTGGTGCAGACTACACAATGGCTTTCGATGTAATTATGCCTAACGGTAAAACCTTACAAGTAGGAACTATCCACAATTTAGGTCAAACCTTTGCAAAAACATTTGATATAACCTTTGAAGACAAAGACGGAGAACACAAACTTGTATACCAAACCTGTGCAGGTGTATCCGACAGAGTAATCGCTTCTGTAATTGGAATTCATGGAGATGAAACTGGTTTACGCTTACCACCTAAAGTATCACCAAACCAAGTCACAATCATTCCAATTTTATTCAAAAAAGGAAAAGAAGAAGTTTTAGCAAAATGTGATGAAATAAAAGCACAATTAGAAGCTGCTGGACTTAGAGTAAACATTGATGACAGAGACATAAGACCTGGTAAAAAATTCAATGACTGGGAGTTAAAAGGAACTCCAGTTAAACTTGAACTTGGACCTAGAGATTTAGAAAACAATATTACTGTTGCAATGAGAAGAGACGAAGGTGAAAAAATCGAAATTGCTCTTGATGACTCATTAGCTGACAATGTTATTGATTTATTAAATAAAACCGAAGAAAACTTATCCAAATCAGCATGGAACTTCCAAGAAGAACATGTTAAATTCACTGAAAGCTTAGATGAAATTCCTGAACTTGTTGAAAGCGGAAATGTCATTAAATTCTACTGGTGTGGAGACGAAGCTATTGGTAAAGAAATCGAAGAACAAACTGGATATGACATCTTAGGTATCCAAGAAGAAGTATCTGAAGGTAAATGTATTTCCGGAAAAGGAGATGCAAAATACGTTGCATTAATGGCTAAAACATATTAA
- the cofC gene encoding 2-phospho-L-lactate guanylyltransferase has translation MDNIYAIIPVSKFKNAKTRLSPFLTEEEREKLLKVMLQDVTDTLKKHVDKIFIISRDEDVLEYAKKLNLNTILEDENSNLNKALKQAMKQCKGKTRKVIIVPSDVPLIGKTNLAMLIDASKSLDFIIVPSKGGGTNMIIMKPMAIHTRFEGLSYKEHVNAAERKKLNPQVHDSLFMALDVNTAEDLGEIMIHGEKTHTRKYLKELKVKVEPYRGSERLKVTRG, from the coding sequence ATGGATAATATCTACGCAATAATCCCAGTTAGTAAGTTTAAAAATGCTAAAACAAGACTTTCCCCATTTTTAACTGAAGAAGAAAGAGAAAAACTCTTAAAAGTAATGCTTCAGGATGTAACTGATACTTTAAAAAAGCATGTAGATAAGATATTCATTATCAGTAGGGACGAAGACGTTTTAGAATATGCCAAAAAACTTAACTTAAACACAATATTGGAAGATGAAAATTCCAATTTAAACAAAGCATTAAAACAGGCAATGAAACAATGTAAAGGAAAAACCAGGAAAGTCATTATTGTTCCTTCAGATGTCCCATTAATTGGAAAAACCAATCTTGCAATGTTAATTGATGCATCTAAAAGTCTAGATTTCATTATTGTTCCATCAAAAGGTGGTGGAACAAATATGATTATAATGAAACCTATGGCAATACACACCAGATTTGAAGGGCTAAGTTATAAAGAGCATGTTAACGCTGCTGAGAGAAAAAAATTAAATCCACAAGTACATGATTCACTATTTATGGCATTAGATGTAAATACTGCTGAAGATTTAGGAGAAATCATGATTCATGGAGAAAAAACTCACACAAGAAAATACTTAAAAGAACTTAAAGTTAAAGTAGAGCCTTATCGTGGCAGTGAACGCTTAAAAGTAACAAGAGGATAA
- the thiD gene encoding bifunctional hydroxymethylpyrimidine kinase/phosphomethylpyrimidine kinase, producing MIVMSIAGVDPSAGAGIYADLKTFQAIGVYGTGVVTALTAQNPYKFFSSSPVSLEYIEEQIDSVFDSYEVEFIKTGMLYSPEIIKLVSKKIKQYNLKAVVDPVMVATSGGDLTKEDIADAFNKYLLPNSILTTPNISEAEKLTGLEIKTKEDAIKASKKIVCDNIITGGHLDGINTISINGNVSTIKQELIKTDNLHGTGCNLSSAIVAFLAKNNDLNTSIIKALDYVYEGIKNGNHGTLIAKL from the coding sequence ATGATAGTAATGTCAATTGCTGGTGTTGATCCATCAGCCGGTGCAGGTATTTATGCTGATTTAAAAACATTTCAGGCTATTGGAGTTTATGGAACTGGAGTTGTTACAGCACTTACCGCACAAAATCCTTACAAATTCTTCTCATCATCACCAGTTAGTTTAGAATACATTGAAGAGCAAATTGACAGTGTATTTGATTCATATGAAGTGGAATTTATTAAAACAGGAATGTTATATTCCCCAGAAATTATTAAACTTGTTTCTAAAAAGATTAAACAATACAATCTAAAAGCAGTAGTTGATCCTGTAATGGTTGCTACTTCTGGTGGAGATTTAACAAAAGAGGATATTGCAGATGCATTTAATAAATACCTTCTTCCAAATTCCATTTTAACTACACCAAATATTTCTGAAGCTGAAAAATTAACCGGTTTGGAAATAAAAACAAAAGAAGATGCTATTAAAGCTTCCAAAAAGATTGTTTGTGACAATATAATTACCGGAGGTCATTTAGATGGCATTAATACCATTAGCATTAACGGTAATGTTTCCACAATAAAACAGGAACTTATAAAAACAGATAATTTGCACGGAACAGGTTGTAATTTATCTTCAGCTATTGTTGCATTTCTTGCAAAAAACAATGATTTAAACACATCCATCATAAAGGCACTTGATTATGTCTATGAAGGAATAAAAAACGGAAATCATGGAACATTAATAGCTAAATTATAA
- a CDS encoding ABC transporter ATP-binding protein, with product MAIQVKNINKSFDSKKTEKLSVLENINLNIEDGEFVCLLGPSGCGKTTLLRLIAGLDTPTSGEIVANGEVVEKPSGDRAVIFQQYSLFPWMTVLQNVTFGLEMTKAGSKEENIAAAERYLENVGLIDFKDSYPHELSGGMKQRVAIIRSLLNHSPILLMDEPFSALDMQNRHSLQEQLIGVWKRFENTIVFVTHDVDEAVYLADKIVILDKNPGKIADIIEVDLQRPRKRESQEFIAIQESIVSQLNMEE from the coding sequence ATGGCGATTCAAGTTAAAAATATTAATAAGTCATTTGATTCAAAAAAGACTGAAAAATTGTCCGTTTTAGAAAATATTAATTTAAATATTGAAGATGGTGAATTTGTATGTCTTTTAGGACCTTCAGGTTGTGGAAAAACAACTCTTTTAAGATTAATTGCAGGTCTTGATACTCCTACTTCCGGTGAGATTGTTGCAAATGGTGAGGTCGTTGAAAAACCATCTGGTGACAGAGCAGTTATTTTCCAACAATACTCTCTTTTCCCTTGGATGACTGTACTTCAGAATGTAACTTTCGGTTTGGAGATGACAAAGGCAGGTTCCAAGGAAGAAAATATTGCTGCTGCTGAAAGATATTTGGAAAATGTTGGTTTAATTGACTTTAAAGATAGCTATCCGCATGAACTTTCAGGTGGTATGAAACAAAGGGTTGCAATTATTAGATCTTTGCTTAACCATTCACCTATTTTGTTAATGGATGAGCCGTTTTCTGCATTGGATATGCAAAATAGACATAGTCTTCAAGAACAGCTCATAGGAGTTTGGAAAAGATTTGAAAATACAATTGTTTTTGTAACTCACGATGTTGATGAAGCAGTTTACCTTGCAGATAAAATTGTTATTTTAGATAAAAATCCGGGTAAAATTGCAGATATTATTGAAGTGGACTTACAAAGACCAAGAAAAAGAGAATCACAAGAATTCATTGCTATTCAAGAATCAATTGTTAGCCAATTGAATATGGAAGAATAG
- a CDS encoding ABC transporter permease yields MFDNYKNKFVPLLLPVILIFIWYLITNCFGLFSSYILPGPLDVVNSAWVVIENGKLFANTIDTLFKVFFGLILASIVAIPLGILLGWYKTLEDICTFVISILRPIPPVAWIPFSILWFGIGTLPAVFIIFMGCVFPILVYTIDGVKRTDSVLVESAQTLGANDWNVLKRVVLPSAIPYIVSGLKVGIGIALMCTISAEMIGSSSGLGYMILTATNLFDTGTTVVGMIVIGFIGLVFDFVFGKIQNRIFW; encoded by the coding sequence ATGTTTGATAATTATAAAAATAAATTTGTTCCATTATTGTTACCAGTGATTTTAATATTCATCTGGTATCTTATAACTAATTGTTTTGGATTGTTTTCATCATATATATTACCTGGCCCACTTGATGTGGTAAATTCTGCTTGGGTTGTGATTGAAAACGGTAAATTATTTGCAAATACTATTGATACATTGTTTAAGGTATTCTTCGGTTTAATTTTAGCATCTATTGTTGCAATTCCTCTTGGAATTTTACTTGGATGGTATAAAACTCTTGAAGATATTTGTACTTTTGTAATAAGTATTTTAAGACCAATTCCGCCTGTTGCATGGATTCCATTTTCCATTTTATGGTTTGGAATAGGTACTTTACCTGCGGTATTTATTATTTTTATGGGTTGTGTATTCCCAATTTTAGTATATACAATTGATGGTGTTAAAAGAACTGACAGTGTTTTAGTTGAATCTGCTCAAACACTTGGTGCTAATGACTGGAATGTTTTAAAAAGAGTTGTTTTGCCTTCAGCTATTCCATATATCGTTTCTGGTTTAAAAGTAGGTATTGGTATTGCTTTAATGTGTACTATTTCTGCAGAAATGATTGGATCAAGTAGTGGTTTAGGTTATATGATTTTAACAGCAACAAATCTTTTTGATACTGGTACTACAGTTGTGGGTATGATTGTAATCGGTTTTATTGGACTTGTATTTGACTTTGTATTTGGCAAAATTCAAAATAGGATATTCTGGTAG
- a CDS encoding type II CAAX endopeptidase family protein produces MNANKKFFSKIGFNYLAYSIASILFLIILSNIIAVIRPEILNNINIATIITAICNYVLPLPILLFLMRKLDSTEIKKNNLGFKTFLKYLCITFTLMWIGNITGTIITNLLSFTIQNDIANPIQNLINSTDLWLNLILISLIGPIFEEIIFRKILIDRTIKYGPLASILVSAIIFGLIHGNLNQFCYTVLVGGFFAYVYIKTGQIKYSIGLHIILNMLGSVLSMIVNNSAVNLSNAFNTTDLAILVFYFILILIALFVGIYTLVEYIQKKRKQKNSIDLKIIKPVFLNAGMICFIVFYIIRMALQILS; encoded by the coding sequence ATGAATGCGAATAAAAAATTTTTCTCAAAAATAGGATTTAATTATCTAGCTTACTCAATTGCTTCAATATTGTTTCTTATAATATTATCAAATATTATAGCAGTTATTCGCCCAGAGATATTGAATAATATCAACATAGCAACCATAATAACTGCAATTTGCAATTATGTTCTCCCACTTCCAATTTTGTTGTTTTTAATGAGAAAATTGGATTCAACAGAAATTAAAAAGAATAACTTGGGTTTTAAGACATTTTTAAAATATTTATGTATTACATTTACATTGATGTGGATTGGAAATATTACAGGAACCATAATAACCAATCTGCTTAGTTTTACAATTCAAAATGATATAGCAAACCCTATTCAAAATTTAATTAATTCAACTGATTTATGGTTGAATTTAATATTAATAAGTTTAATAGGCCCAATCTTTGAAGAAATAATTTTTAGAAAGATATTAATTGATAGAACAATTAAATATGGACCACTAGCTTCAATACTTGTATCTGCAATAATTTTTGGATTAATTCATGGAAACTTAAACCAGTTTTGCTATACTGTATTAGTTGGTGGATTTTTTGCATATGTCTACATAAAAACAGGACAAATCAAATATTCAATTGGACTGCATATAATTCTCAATATGCTTGGATCTGTTTTAAGCATGATTGTAAACAACAGTGCAGTCAATTTATCAAATGCATTTAATACTACTGATTTAGCAATTCTTGTATTTTACTTTATCTTAATTTTAATTGCTTTATTTGTCGGAATTTACACTTTGGTTGAATATATACAAAAGAAACGTAAACAAAAAAATAGTATAGATTTAAAAATTATAAAACCAGTGTTTTTAAATGCCGGAATGATTTGTTTTATTGTATTTTATATAATAAGAATGGCACTGCAGATATTAAGTTAA
- a CDS encoding RNA-binding protein, whose product MIHNIKFRAFVYKNESVDEISQAILNLLPEAEIEAEEAEGLLEDKILILTGVVSKKRYTKDFFNKLLQSTDLEKLNNDLEQKMDEKGNWFLRFDKNDALDEKLTVLDKGDSIHLKVKIAAFPAKKQIAVDKVREAIDSFKN is encoded by the coding sequence ATGATTCATAATATTAAATTCAGAGCTTTCGTTTATAAAAATGAAAGTGTTGATGAAATTTCTCAGGCTATTTTAAATTTACTTCCTGAAGCTGAAATCGAAGCAGAAGAAGCTGAAGGATTACTTGAAGACAAAATTCTTATTTTAACTGGTGTAGTTTCTAAAAAAAGATACACTAAGGACTTTTTCAATAAACTTTTACAATCTACTGATTTAGAAAAGTTAAATAATGATTTAGAGCAAAAAATGGATGAAAAAGGAAACTGGTTTTTAAGATTTGATAAAAACGATGCTTTAGATGAAAAATTAACTGTTCTAGATAAAGGTGATTCAATTCACTTAAAAGTAAAGATTGCCGCATTTCCTGCTAAAAAACAAATTGCAGTTGATAAAGTGCGTGAAGCTATTGATTCTTTTAAAAATTAA
- a CDS encoding 50S ribosomal protein L15e, which translates to MYKYIRDAWKNPDESYVRELMWQRAPKWKRQSAVQRIDRPTRLDRARSLGYRAKKGFVLVRTRVRRGGRRKTRRFNGRKPKRMGVNKITQAKSIQRIAEERVAKKYPNLEVLNSYWVWADGKYKYFEVILVDPQSPSIINDKKINWICSKKHTNRALRGLTSAGNKGRGIKSKGKGSEQARRRDL; encoded by the coding sequence ATGTATAAATATATTAGAGACGCATGGAAAAACCCAGATGAGTCTTACGTACGTGAACTCATGTGGCAAAGAGCTCCTAAATGGAAAAGACAAAGTGCTGTTCAAAGAATTGATAGACCTACTAGACTCGACAGAGCTAGAAGTTTAGGTTACAGAGCTAAAAAAGGTTTCGTTTTAGTAAGAACCAGAGTAAGACGTGGGGGTAGAAGAAAAACCCGTCGTTTCAACGGTCGTAAACCTAAAAGAATGGGTGTAAACAAAATTACCCAAGCAAAATCTATTCAAAGAATTGCTGAAGAACGTGTAGCTAAAAAATACCCTAACTTAGAAGTATTAAACTCCTACTGGGTATGGGCTGACGGAAAATACAAATATTTCGAAGTTATTTTAGTAGATCCACAAAGTCCTTCTATCATTAACGATAAAAAAATCAATTGGATTTGTTCCAAAAAACACACTAACAGAGCTCTCAGAGGTTTAACTAGTGCTGGAAACAAAGGACGTGGAATTAAATCTAAAGGAAAAGGCTCAGAACAAGCTAGAAGAAGAGACTTATAG
- a CDS encoding HIRAN domain-containing protein, which yields MAGLVYIDDIDEIFSIIKEGDHLDLFREKDNRYDEHAILVKYDGKKIGYVPRADY from the coding sequence GTGGCTGGATTAGTTTATATTGATGATATTGATGAAATATTTTCTATTATTAAAGAGGGAGATCATTTGGATTTGTTCCGTGAAAAGGACAATAGATATGATGAACATGCCATTCTGGTCAAATATGATGGTAAAAAAATAGGTTATGTTCCAAGAGCAGATTATTGA